Proteins encoded in a region of the Pelmatolapia mariae isolate MD_Pm_ZW linkage group LG6, Pm_UMD_F_2, whole genome shotgun sequence genome:
- the LOC134628562 gene encoding ecto-ADP-ribosyltransferase 5-like has product MGPLLFSLLQGFLALCRRQRGQKMENGRKVLAAIIFTAACSKVTAQETRLLVFLNSTDVVDDQYKGCHEEAMKKFIKSDVLKQELSNSEGFQKAWNKSIECSKQIPGGRKEHTAALSVYLNGDKSFIQTLNKAIETMGGNVSIYENHFHFKSLHFLLMDSMRLLKPKECKNFYVFQDGENQPQKGSTVRFTSFTSAYSDYEELKKLEDVNENTVLILTSCFFVNLKDYVCGQEQDEILLSPAEVFTVERVETRTTSDDDEYLEIVLKQSGLNSSHNCYIFSWSPLAVVSTLWLVLVFAALSLSV; this is encoded by the exons ATGGGCCCCTTGCTGTTCTCCCTGCTTCAG GGCTTTCTTGCACTCTGTAGAAGACAAAGAGGCCAAAAAATGGAGAACGGAAGAAAAGTGCTTGCTGCAATAATTTTCACAGCTGCCTGCAGCAAA GTGACCGCACAGGAAACAAGACTACTGGTTTTTCTAAATAGCACAGATGTTGTAGATGACCAGTACAAAGGATGTCATGAAGAGGCCATGAAGAAGTTCATCAAGTCAGACGTGTTAAAACAAGAACTAAGCAACAGTGAAGGATTTCAGAAAGCGTGGAATAAAAGTATCGAGTGTTCAAAGCAGATCCCTGGAGGAAGAAAAGAACATACTGCTGCACTTTCAGTCTATCTTAATGGGGATAAATCGTTCATACAAACACTGAACAAAGCAATAGAGACAATGGGTGGAAATGTTAGCATCTATGAAAACCACTTCCACTTCAAGTCTCTTCATTTCCTGCTGATGGACTCCATGAGGCTGCTGAAGCCAAAGGAGTGCAAGaacttttatgtttttcaagATGGTGAAAACCAACCACAGAAAGGCTCCACAGTGAGATTTACAAGTTTCACCTCAGCTTATTCAGACTATGAAGAGCTAAAGAAACTTGAAGATGTCAATGAGAATACTGTTTTAATTCTCACTTCTTGTTTCTTTGTCAACCTGAAAGACTATGTGTGCGGTCAAGAACAGGATGAAATACTCTTATCTCCAGCAGAAGTTTTCACTGTGGAACGAGTAGAGACAAGAACTACATCGGATGATGACGAATACCTTGAGATTGTTTTGAAACAGTCGGGACTGAACAGCTCACACAACTGTTACATCTTTTCATG GTCTCCTCTAGCTGTTGTCTCCACCCTGTGGCTTGTATTAGTGTTTGCAGCCTTATCCTTATCTGTTTAG
- the LOC134629147 gene encoding claudin domain-containing protein 1-like: protein MVDNRYATALVIGSVLSLLATVYLSVAVGTQHWYEYNTPEVNNTTHSEPVFPNGTRALWWRCILVASPSYWFKSPDRKMETRCSSFSLSDQLGTKYKPGNEEEEDLLRTYLWRCQFLLPLVSLALVFLSVLVGVCACLCRSFTPTFCVGVLHLLAGLCSLGTVCCFLAGVDLVHQHFPLPDGVEGTLGWSLYLALISFPLQMMAAALFLWAAKSHRKNYTRMTAYRVA, encoded by the exons ATGGTGGATAACCGGTACGCCACAGCTCTGGTTATCGGCTCCGTGCTGAGCCTGCTGGCCACGGTGTACCTCTCCGTGGCTGTGGGGACTCAGCACTGGTATGAGTACAATACCCCAGAAGTTAATAATACAACGCACAGCGAACCCGTATTCCCCAACGGCACTCGGGCACTATGGTGGAGGTGTATCCTGGTAGCCAGCCCCTCATACTGGTTCAAATCTCCAG ATCGCAAGATGGAAACCCGCTGTTCAAGCTTTAGTCTTTCTGATCAGTTAGGTACAAAGTATAAACCTGGAAATGAGGAAGAAGAAGACCTGCTAAGAACAT ACTTGTGGAGGTGCCAGTTTCTGCTGCCCTTGGTGTCTCTGGCGCTGGTGTTCCTCAGTGTCCTCGTTGGGGTCTGTGCCTGCTTGTGCCGCAGTTTTACCCCGACCTTCTGTGTGGGAGTGCTCCATCTTCTTGCAG GTCTGTGTTCTCTGGGCACCGTCTGCTGTTTCCTGGCCGGGGTGGATTTGGTCCACCAGCATTTCCCTCTGCCTGATGGGGTGGAGGGCACCTTGGGTTGGTCTCTTTACCTTGCCCTCATATCCTTCCCTCTGCAGATGAtggcagctgctctgttcctgtgggCGGCCAAAAGTCACCGCAAAAATTACACTCGCATGACTGCTTACAGGGTAGCGTAA
- the LOC134629712 gene encoding ecto-ADP-ribosyltransferase 5-like translates to MECRRKVLVVAIIFTVACNKVTTQETRLLDFLNSTDVVDDQYKGCREEAMKKFIESDVLKRELNNSEGFQKAWNKSIECSKKIPGGRKEHSAALSVYVNGDHNLLQTVNKAIETMGGNVSIYENHFHFKSLHFLLMDSMRLLKPKECKNFYVLLRGQRQPKGSAVRFPSFTSAYSDYEKLKSEIDLYEEVVLNLTSCFFVNLKDYVCGQEQDEILLSPAEVFTVEDINSKVVEADDDSEYVEIVLKHSRLESLHNCYIFSRSPPAVVSILWLVSVLLALSLFCFLAV, encoded by the exons ATGGAGTGCAGAAGAAAAGTGCTTGTTGTTGCAATAATTTTCACAGTTGCCTGCAACAAA GTGACCACACAGGAAACAAGACTACTGGATTTTCTAAATAGCACAGATGTTGTAGATGACCAGTACAAAGGATGTCGTGAAGAGGCCATGAAGAAGTTCATCGAGTCAGACGTGTTAAAACGAGAACTAAATAACAGTGAAGGATTTCAGAAAGCGTGGAATAAAAGTATTGAGTGTTCAAAGAAAATTCCTGGAGGAAGAAAAGAGCATAGTGCTGCACTTTCAGTCTATGTTAATGGGGATCACAATTTATTACAAACAGTGAACAAAGCAATAGAGACAATGGGTGGAAATGTTAGCATCTATGAAAACCACTTCCACTTCAAGTCTCTTCATTTCCTGCTGATGGACTCCATGAGGCTGCTGAAGCCAAAGGAGTGCAAGAACTTTTATGTTCTTCTACGTGGTCAGCGGCAACCGAAAGGCTCCGCAGTGAGATTTCCAAGTTTCACCTCAGCTTATTCAGATTATGAAAAGCTAAAAAGTGAAATTGATCTGTATGAGGAGGTCGTTTTAAATCTCACTTCTTGCTTCTTTGTCAACCTAAAAGACTATGTGTGCGGTCAAGAACAGGATGAAATACTCTTATCTCCAGCAGAAGTTTTCACTGTGGAGGACATAAATAGCAAAGTTGTGGAGGCAGATGACGATTCTGAATATGTAGAAATTGTTTTGAAACATTCAAGACTTGAAAGCTTACACAACTGCTACATCTTTTCACG GTCTCCTCCAGCTGTTGTCTCCATCCTGTGGCTTGTATCTGTGCTTTTGGCCttatctttgttttgttttttagctgttTAG
- the LOC134629146 gene encoding N-acyl-aromatic-L-amino acid amidohydrolase (carboxylate-forming) B-like isoform X2, translated as MESVSFPPLSRVAICGGTHGNEMTGVYMVRHLQTEKIDKIGSVSVSTVLSNPRAVEICRRYVETDLNRCFTEALLNSPVTDSTPYELSRAQELNAQIGPKGSKEAVDLLIDIHNTTSNMGLCLIFYSIDWFTLHILKYLQSKMASMEVRAIQLDIPIAEAYSLESVGKHGFAIEVGPQPNGVVRADIYNMVKEAVDHIFSWLQEFNSGSTFEGGEVEAYTLVKSIDYPRNPVTGEITAAIHSQLQDNDFKLLQQGNPIFLSFSGETVKYDDEVKSTLYPRYILS; from the exons ATGGAGTCTGTGTCTTTCCCACCACTGTCCAGGGTTGCCATTTGTGGTGGCACTCATGGAAATGAGATGACAGGGGTTTACATGGTGAGACAtttgcagacagagaagatAGATAAAATTGGATCTGTTTCTGTCTCCACTGTCCTGTCAAACCCACGGGCTGTGGAGATTTGCAGGAGATACGTAGAAACCGACCTTAACCGCTGTTTCACAGAAGCCTTGCTAAA TTCCCCTGTAACAGATTCAACACCCTATGAACTGAGTCGAGCTCAGGAGCTGAACGCTCAAATTGGGCCCAAAGGAAGCAAAGAGGCCGTGGACCTGCTCATAGACATCCACAACACCACTTCCAACATGGGCCTCTGCCTCATCTTTTACTCCATAGACTGGTTCACCCTGCACATTCTCAAATACCTACAG AGTAAAATGGCTTCTATGGAAGTTAGAGCAATCCAGCTGGACATACCAATTGCTGAGGCTTATTCTTTAGAATCGGTCGGCAAGCATGGCTTTG CAATAGAGGTTGGCCCACAGCCCAATGGTGTGGTCAGAGCGGATATCTATAACATGGTGAAAGAGGCAGTGGATCATATATTCAGTTGGCTTCAGGAATTCAATTCTG GAAGCACATTTGAAGGGGGTGAAGTGGAAGCATACACCTTGGTGAAAAGCATAGATTACCCTAGGAATCCAGTGACTGGGGAAATCACTGCTGCCATACACTCCCAGTTACAG GATAATGACTTCAAGCTTCTGCAGCAGGGCAATCCGATATTCCTGTCATTTTCCGGGGAGACAGTGAAGTATGACG ATGAAGTGAAAAGCACCCTTTATCCTCGTTACATCCTCTCCTAA
- the LOC134628561 gene encoding ecto-ADP-ribosyltransferase 5-like yields the protein MEYRRKVLLAAIIFRAVCYKVTAQDTRVLDAQKTTDVVDDQYNGCRDEAMKKFVESDVLKQELSNNEGFQKAWTKSNECSKQIPGGRKEHTAALSVYLKGDRPFIKTLNNAIETMGGNISIYENHFHFKSLHFLLMDSMRLLKPKECKNFYVFQDGENQPQKGSTVRFPSFTLAHSNYEEPNNYYDLFEDIILKITSCFFVNLEEHICTKAEDTFLLSPAEVFTVDGVNSKTVEDGEEYVEIVLKHSRLKSSHNCFIFPRVSGELEPFTTVTERDRSPPAVVSTLWLASVFVALSLFSLTV from the exons ATGGAGTACAGAAGAAAAGTGCTTCTTGCTGCAATCATTTTCAGAGCTGTCTGCTACAAA GTGACCGCACAGGATACAAGAGTATTGGATGCCCAAAAGACCACAGATGTTGTAGATGACCAGTACAATGGATGCCGTGATGAGGCCATGAAGAAGTTCGTTGAGTCAGACGTGTTAAAACAAGAACTAAGCAACAATGAAGGATTTCAGAAAGCGTGGACTAAAAGTAACGAGTGTTCAAAGCAGATTCCTGGAGGAAGAAAAGAGCATACTGCTGCACTTTCAGTCTATCTTAAAGGAGATCGGCCTTtcataaaaacactgaacaatgCAATAGAGACAATGGGTGGAAATATTAGCATCTATGAAAACCACTTCCACTTCAAGTCTCTTCATTTCCTGCTGATGGACTCCATGAGGCTGCTGAAGCCAAAGGAGTGCAAGaacttttatgtttttcaagATGGTGAAAACCAACCACAGAAAGGCTCCACAGTGAGATTTCCAAGTTTCACCTTAGCTCATTCAAACTATGAAGAGCCAAACAATTATTATGATCTGTTTGAGGACATCATTTTAAAGATCACATCTTGTTTCTTTGTCAACCTGGAAGAACACATTTGCACTAAAGCAGAGGATACATTTCTCTTATCTCCAGCAGAGGTTTTCACTGTGGATGGCGTAAATAGCAAAACTGTGGAGGATGGTGAAGAATATGTTGAGATTGTTTTGAAACATTCAAGACTGAAAAGCTCACACAACTGTTTTATCTTTCCGAG GGTCTCAGGAGAACTGGAACCTTTCACAACTGTCACAGAGAGAGATag GTCTCCTCCAGCTGTTGTCTCCACCCTGTGGCTTGCATCAGTATTTGTGGCcttatctttgttttctttaactGTTTAG
- the LOC134629146 gene encoding N-acyl-aromatic-L-amino acid amidohydrolase (carboxylate-forming) B-like isoform X1, with product MESVSFPPLSRVAICGGTHGNEMTGVYMVRHLQTEKIDKIGSVSVSTVLSNPRAVEICRRYVETDLNRCFTEALLNSPVTDSTPYELSRAQELNAQIGPKGSKEAVDLLIDIHNTTSNMGLCLIFYSIDWFTLHILKYLQSKMASMEVRAIQLDIPIAEAYSLESVGKHGFAIEVGPQPNGVVRADIYNMVKEAVDHIFSWLQEFNSGSTFEGGEVEAYTLVKSIDYPRNPVTGEITAAIHSQLQDNDFKLLQQGNPIFLSFSGETVKYDGEDLYPFFVNECAYYEKKIAFHLARKIKLTLPPIKVTG from the exons ATGGAGTCTGTGTCTTTCCCACCACTGTCCAGGGTTGCCATTTGTGGTGGCACTCATGGAAATGAGATGACAGGGGTTTACATGGTGAGACAtttgcagacagagaagatAGATAAAATTGGATCTGTTTCTGTCTCCACTGTCCTGTCAAACCCACGGGCTGTGGAGATTTGCAGGAGATACGTAGAAACCGACCTTAACCGCTGTTTCACAGAAGCCTTGCTAAA TTCCCCTGTAACAGATTCAACACCCTATGAACTGAGTCGAGCTCAGGAGCTGAACGCTCAAATTGGGCCCAAAGGAAGCAAAGAGGCCGTGGACCTGCTCATAGACATCCACAACACCACTTCCAACATGGGCCTCTGCCTCATCTTTTACTCCATAGACTGGTTCACCCTGCACATTCTCAAATACCTACAG AGTAAAATGGCTTCTATGGAAGTTAGAGCAATCCAGCTGGACATACCAATTGCTGAGGCTTATTCTTTAGAATCGGTCGGCAAGCATGGCTTTG CAATAGAGGTTGGCCCACAGCCCAATGGTGTGGTCAGAGCGGATATCTATAACATGGTGAAAGAGGCAGTGGATCATATATTCAGTTGGCTTCAGGAATTCAATTCTG GAAGCACATTTGAAGGGGGTGAAGTGGAAGCATACACCTTGGTGAAAAGCATAGATTACCCTAGGAATCCAGTGACTGGGGAAATCACTGCTGCCATACACTCCCAGTTACAG GATAATGACTTCAAGCTTCTGCAGCAGGGCAATCCGATATTCCTGTCATTTTCCGGGGAGACAGTGAAGTATGACGGTGAAGACCTCTACCCTTTCTTTGTCAATGAGTGCGCCTACTACGAGAAGAAGATCGCTTTTCATTTAGCTCGAAAGATAAAGTTGACACTCCCACCAATAAAAGTGACAGGCTGA
- the LOC134629146 gene encoding N-acyl-aromatic-L-amino acid amidohydrolase (carboxylate-forming) B-like isoform X3 — MESVSFPPLSRVAICGGTHGNEMTGVYMVRHLQTEKIDKIGSVSVSTVLSNPRAVEICRRYVETDLNRCFTEALLNSPVTDSTPYELSRAQELNAQIGPKGSKEAVDLLIDIHNTTSNMGLCLIFYSIDWFTLHILKYLQSKMASMEVRAIQLDIPIAEAYSLESVGKHGFAIEVGPQPNGVVRADIYNMVKEAVDHIFSWLQEFNSGSTFEGGEVEAYTLVKSIDYPRNPVTGEITAAIHSQLQDNDFKLLQQGNPIFLSFSGETVKYDGTEQLPSSAEGRI, encoded by the exons ATGGAGTCTGTGTCTTTCCCACCACTGTCCAGGGTTGCCATTTGTGGTGGCACTCATGGAAATGAGATGACAGGGGTTTACATGGTGAGACAtttgcagacagagaagatAGATAAAATTGGATCTGTTTCTGTCTCCACTGTCCTGTCAAACCCACGGGCTGTGGAGATTTGCAGGAGATACGTAGAAACCGACCTTAACCGCTGTTTCACAGAAGCCTTGCTAAA TTCCCCTGTAACAGATTCAACACCCTATGAACTGAGTCGAGCTCAGGAGCTGAACGCTCAAATTGGGCCCAAAGGAAGCAAAGAGGCCGTGGACCTGCTCATAGACATCCACAACACCACTTCCAACATGGGCCTCTGCCTCATCTTTTACTCCATAGACTGGTTCACCCTGCACATTCTCAAATACCTACAG AGTAAAATGGCTTCTATGGAAGTTAGAGCAATCCAGCTGGACATACCAATTGCTGAGGCTTATTCTTTAGAATCGGTCGGCAAGCATGGCTTTG CAATAGAGGTTGGCCCACAGCCCAATGGTGTGGTCAGAGCGGATATCTATAACATGGTGAAAGAGGCAGTGGATCATATATTCAGTTGGCTTCAGGAATTCAATTCTG GAAGCACATTTGAAGGGGGTGAAGTGGAAGCATACACCTTGGTGAAAAGCATAGATTACCCTAGGAATCCAGTGACTGGGGAAATCACTGCTGCCATACACTCCCAGTTACAG GATAATGACTTCAAGCTTCTGCAGCAGGGCAATCCGATATTCCTGTCATTTTCCGGGGAGACAGTGAAGTATGACG gaacagagcagctgccaTCATCTGCAGAGGGAAGGATATGA